The genomic window TCGACTTTCAAGTCCTCTGCAATACGTTATCCAAGTAACAACAGCGATTCCCATAGCAAGAGCTGCATTGAGGAAGTATGAAGAGACAAGTAGAGGACGGGTGCGAGCATCCTTGCAATGATCCTCGGGCTCTTTCCCGCCAGCATCCGGAACAAAAGTGAAACATGACATAGCAGCTATTGAGATTTCCAAAATCACAATGACGGCAGTGACAGCGAGTTTAATCGGTGGCCTGGAGAGAATTCGGCCGACGAGGTAAGCTACCGTTTCAACAAAGAACATCGCAAAACAGAGAACGGTGTATAGATTAATAACAAAATCTACCACCAAAGTCTTGCATttgaaaggagagagaatgTTGACAGCAATAAGACTGCCAGCAAGCACGGACGCagttgaaaaaatgaaaaagcaaaTGACGAGTGGAGAAACGATGCTTCGAATACCAGAAACTCCTAAAGTGCAGACAGCAACAGCGCCTGCTAGGAAGAGGAGAGCGACAGCGACAATGGGAACAGCTAGTGCCGAAAAAGCAGCAGTGAACAAGCACtctgcaaaacaaaaaaaaatagacTAGAAACACGGCATTTTAAAAGATATTCAAACATGAACATATGCTTTACGAGTGCTAGAAATGCGACGAGCTCCTTACAGAGTAAATCATAAAATTACGcacgaaaaacgttttgctATAGTTGAACTCTCCTTGATTCCTGCTACTATATAGATGGCATAGCTTACCGCTAGATTTCTTGCACACTGGCGGCGTATCAGACCATCGACCGCTTTCCAAACACTCGATGTTTGACGGACCAATCAGGTTGTATCCAGCGTCACAAGAAAAGACCAACTGAGTCCTTGCGACGTTTCTGGGAGTGACAGACTGAATCGTCAACGACAAGTTGGCCGTAGCATTTATCATAGGACATAGACCATCTAAATAGATTTCACTCGCACGTGCAAATGACATTCTGATGCGTTTCACCTTCACAAATCAATgcaacgtcttcgccgtGCCTACAAACTTCATTTCCCCGCACATAAATACCTTTTTCCGAAAGACATTGCGCAAGCACTTGTTCGGACCCATCGCAGCGTAGCTTATTAAGCAGAATCGAATGCTCGCCGGGACCGTAATTGTGAGCGCGCCCTGAGAACGCTCTGATAGCCCGTCCCAGTCCAAGTTGACGGCACACGACGCGCGCGTCTGGCAAATCCCAGTCATCATCGCACACTGTTCCCCATTTACCTTTGTACAACACCTCCAGGCGTCCTTCGACCGACGTACACCCTTTAGTAGTGATCAGTCGGACTGGAAACGGTCTGTCTATAATAACCGTGCATCTACCTAACCTTTCCAACTAACTTCCTACTGTACGTGTCTTACCCAAACAGACGACTCCGGCCTCGTTTCCGTTATTGCACTCTGGTCTGTGCTCTCCTAAACCTCGATGCAAACAGTCTTGAAGATGAGGTTCAGTGCCGGAGCATCGTAGATCGTCGAGCACTACTGGAACAGTTCCGTGACCGAAGTACGAAccaaatttgaaatttgcAGGTAAGGTTGAAAAGAGTTGCCGACAAACGACGAACGCTTCTTTCATGCCAAAGCCTTCGTCACAAACTGTTCCCCATGACCCGTTATAATAGACCTCAAGTCGACCTTCGTACTTGGACTCTCCATCCGCCAGACGAAGATCTAAAGAATGAGCAATTGCACAATCAAATGCCTTAGAGAACTTGAGATGCCATGCGGATCATGATGACTCATGCAGTAAGAGATAAGTAGATCTATATGCCTCTTTACGCAAGTCCTGAGACTTATTGGCTTCTGAGGAACTGTTCATCATCAGGCTAAATATAGTGCGCTTATACCTGAACAAATCGGGACAGTTCCTGACCAGCCTCCATTCGCGAGACAGGTTATGGAAGACTGGCCAATAAGCTCAAGTTGTCCGCGGCACTCGAAGTACAGCGTTCGAAAGGCAACGGATTCCGAGCGGCTGGAAGTATAATTCTCCCTGCGGCCATCGGACGACGTCCACCAAGCATATCCATCTCGTGGCGGCGTAATAGGATTGCACTGAATCTCTAGAAAGAAATCCGCAAAGGACAGTAAAATAATTGCAAGGAAGTTAAAAGAAATCCGACCTTTGCAAGACGGAGGGTCGCTCGACCACCTGCCTGACAAGCAGATAAGACTCGCTGTGCCATTGACGACATATCCTTCTTTGCATGAAAATTTGACTTCGGTACCGTTAGCCGTTTGATTCGTGGATATAGCTCCGTGTGCAGGTATTCGTGGGCTCAGCGATTCGCACGAGATGGAAATGCCTGTAACCGAGCGCGATGACATGAAAATAAGATTATAAGAAGATATATACAATAACAATACCACGGCAGAAGGGTTTTTCGTGAGACCACTCTCCAGACGAATTGCACGTTATAGATTTCGAACCGACAAGACGGAAGCCAGGATTACAGTGAAAACGGACTCTTGTtccaaacgaagacgaattaGTCGACATCCTGCCGTTGGACAAAAAGCCAAGAAAGCGACAGGACGTAATATCTAAGGCGACAAGATATACTGTATACTTGCTGATTCTTTTATGGATGCCCGTTTACTTTGGCACTCTGGTGGCGAATTCCCCCACGTGCCGTCCGGTAGGCACCTAATGGATTCGACGCCTACCAAACGGCTTCCATCACTGCACGCAAACCAAACTGTCGCGTTCTCCCCGACTTCAACGACGCTGTTATCATTTCTTTTAAACCGCGCAGTGCCATTCTTCAGATTTCGAATATATTCGCAGTCGACCCCTGAAGCGCAGTAGTTGGGCTAACTTCCAGTGAAAATATTAGATAGTGCAGGCTAACCTTCTTTGCAAAAGGAATAGTCAATCGACCAACTTGCGTTTCCTTCGCACACGACCGACGATCCTCTAAGAACGTAACCGCGGTTGCACAAAAGCTTGACAGCTGCATCGTTCACAGCCGTATCGTTTGGagaaatgacgtcgctttgaattGACGGGTTGCAGTCGACTGTCACTAGTAACATCAATGCTATTGAAGGCAAAAGGTCGTGCACTGAGCATACAGCGACTGAAGTCACTTGAGCTCGAGTAGACACTGGCAacgttgaagagaaagaaaagaagcctgagggggagaaaaaacgttttgtGATGCTACGCCGCCAAACAGAACTTACTCTAAAATCCTGCAGAGTGACTCCATCATTGGAACGTCACAGTAAAGAAGACTTCCTGCACACCGGTCGGCAAACTGAACGACTCTCAGTTCACTTAGGCTGTTTATGTATATGTTGGTTCCAAATCAGGAAGTGGAACTGAAACTGAGACTAACTTCCAGCTTCCAGGGTTATTTCTGTCATTTGTCCATCTGTTCATTCTTGTGCACGTATCTCTTTGGCTTTACGCTTATGACATTATATCCAGTAAATGTTTTGCGATCCTCGCATGACATCCACATCGCTGCTAATTGTTCTAGTCTATCTAATTTTATGACTAGTTAGTCGAGATGCCGATATAGGCATTGACAAAGAAGTGAGTCAATCAATATATACCCTTCTCTTTCGTGTCGCTATTCCTGCTTCATCGTTTCGGAAGCAGGCCTTCATCTAAAGTTAATGAAAATTGGAAAATGAGGCTAGATCTTTGACTCTCGTTTGTGTACATATATTATAGTATGATTTTCTAATGGTTGGAGCAGCTCACGTAATGGCTAAGGGTTCAATGTTAACAAATAAAACTGAGAGATCAAATTTAATAAGTCCGAGGGTTCAATTTTAATAAATCTGAAAGctcaattttaattaataaaggtGAGAGCTCAGTTGTAATACATCTGAAGGCTCAATTGTAACAAATCTAAAGGCTCAAATTTattcaatttgaatttatttaatctgaGGGCTCAATTTtaataaatttgagggctcAACAAGGAAATTCAGCGGTAAATAAGCCATTCACAAGGAAATTCAGTGTGGTCTAGCCCATGCGAATTTCAAATCTACATACCGTACGAAATCTTGCAAGAGTACTCTCGTTGAGCTCCTTGTAACCTTCCTTCATGGAGTTCGATGTCGAATCGCGCGGACGAGCTGGAGGATTATATCGCTGCGAGTTCCAGCGcgctcttcgttttctcggaAAGGAGGGATTGGATTGCATCCAAGCCTTCGACGCGAAGTAGGAGCTCCACAAGATTCGATTCAACGCCACTCGTACTTTGCGACATGACATCAGCGCGCGTTAGGTATAAACATTTACTGTATTCAACTACTGTATTCAAGTGTCAACAGATCACAGACCGTAAAGAGTACTAAAACAAGAACACACTAATACGAGAGTGCATCTAACATTCAACTGATTCCAGGCCCAAGGTAAACATGGCGCCAAAATTTTTACTGGCCAGATCTGATGCTCGGTTGTCCTTTGGCTTTCTATCTTCACTCTTTGAAAGCAGCTGAGGCACTGCCACAGTCACTTCCTTGGCAACAGACATATTCCAATGCGAGTGCGGGTCAACAAAGCCTGCACTTGGCTTTACATAATTCCTCAACTCGGTCAGATACTCTTCAAAACATTGaacaatttttgaaaaagataGACGCTGATGAGGTTTGCCTGCCCAGCACAGACGCATAATATCATACCTGCAAAGCAagtgaaaaatagaaaaaaagacaagtCGTGGAGTCTTACACATCTAACGGACATTCATTTGGTTTTTCTAGACGCTGGCCTGACATGACGAAAGCAGCTACTTCGTGGTTCGAAACACCTGGATACGGCATCATTCCAAGAGTCATCACCTCCCACAAAGTGATTCCGAATGCCCACTTCAATTTAaaagcaattaattaaacaataaATCATGATTTTAGATGCTACGTACCACATCCGATTTGGTCGTAAAGACGAACTCAAGAAGACATTCAGGCGCCATCCATCGAACAGGAAGCTGTCCGCCTTCGCCTGTGCGATAGTAGTCCTTCCCTGCCTTCATTACTCTCGATAGACCAAAGTCACCAACTTTGACTTCCAAATCCCAGCTCACCCTTTATGAAATAAGGCAATTacaattattttaaaaaaagttcGAGTTGATCTGTACATGCAATTCCTTGCTGCCAAATCTCGATGAACAACTCCTTTATTAGAAATGTATTCCATTCCTTTAGCAATATGCAACGAAAATTTGACGAGCTGCTCCAAGGGAACTTTCATCATCTACAAAATCATACATATACCGTTCATTGAGGTCTAATTAGAAAAGAGCGCCTCAAAACCTGTAGTGGATTATCGTCCCTCAGCGATAGCAATGATCCTCGTGGTCGGCGTTTGCGAAGGTACGCTTTCAGATCGCCTAGTTCCATGTAGGGTAGAATGATGAGTGGAAATCGATGATAGGGGCTGGATGGATCGTCAGACCAACAGATACCAAGAAGCTTCATCACGTTGGGATGGTCAAATTGACGCATTTGCAGGCCTTCACGAACGAAATTGTTTACTTCCCACCGATTCATCACATCTGGAACAGGTAATATATGTGCCAGCAGTACGTTAGTACATATAAAATGTACCTTACCTAACACTGATTTCATTGCAACATCGGCATCTTTAAGCTTGCCTTTGAAAACTGCTCCaaaatttcctttgaaaACCATTATAAATTAATTGTTAACTAAGAAAGAACTAAACTGCTAACCGCGACCAATCTGTTCTTCTTTATGGATTTGTGACGGCGAAATGACCACGGTGTTGATTTCCTTCACAATATCTTCGTCCCAGTAGTCGACTTTGGGGTTCATTTCAACGTCAAAGTCAGGTTTGCGCTCAAAATCTAAATGACAGTTAAAAATATTACAAGTCCAAATGTATCATTCTTTATACCTGCTGACTCCTTCCTGCGTGCTAAGGCTCCTCTTGCCATGAAGGTAAACACATGGAGAGTCAGAAAGGCAGGAAAGGTAGCAATAATCACCAGGAAGTGGACCACTGTGCTGCAGTCCTTTGCCCACAGAAAGCTACATAACGATGCAACATACAATGCAGCAAAAAGTGATGCCGTTAGACACTCAATAACCGATCTGTTCTTCAGTCGACTTTCAAGTCCTCTGCAATACGTTATCCAAGTAACAACAGCAATTCCCATAGCAAGTGCTGCATTGAGGAAGTATGAAGAGACAAGTAGAGGACGGGTGCGAGCGTCCTTGCAATGATCCTCGGACTCTTTCCCATCCGGAACCAAAACGAAACATGACATAGCAGCTATTGAGATTTCCAAAATCACAATGACGGCAGTGATAGCAAGTTTAATCGGTGGCCTGGAGAGAATTCGGCCGACGAGGTAAGCTACCGTTTCAACAAAGAACATCGCAAAACAGAGAACGGTGTATAGATTAATAACAAAATCTACCACCAAAGTCTTGCATttgaaaggagagagaatgTTGACAGCAATAAGACTGCCAGCAAGCACGGACGCagttgaaaaaatgaaaaagcaaaTGACGAGTTGAGAAAAGATGCTTCGAATGCCAGAAACTCCTAAAGTGCCGACGGCAACAGCGCCTGCTAGGAAGAGGAGAGCGAGAGCGACAATGGGAACAGCTAGTGCCGAAAAAGCAGCAGTGAACAAGCACtctgcaaaacaaaaagtAGGTTAGGAACACGGCATTTTAAAAATATAACAATGAACATGTGCTTTACGAGTGCAGAGTACTGTAAATCAGTTTGATAAAATTACGCACGAAAAACGTTTAGCTATGTACTAGTTGCACTCTCCTTGATTCCTGCCACTAGATGAGACATAGCTTACCGTTAGATTTCTTGCACACTGGCGGCGTATCAGACCATCGACCGCTTTCCAAACACGCGATGTTTGACGGACCAACCAGGTTATATCCAACgttacaaaaaaagaacaactGAGTCACTGTGACGTTTCTGAGAGTGACCGACTGAATCGTCAACGACATGTTGGCCGTAGCATTTATCATTGGGCATAGACCATCTAAATAGATTTCACTCGCACGTGCAAATGACATTCTGATGCGCTTCACCTTCACAAATCAATgcaacgtcttcgccgtGCCTACAAACTTCATTTCCCCGCGCGTAAATGCCTTTTTCCGAACGACATTGCGCAAGCACTTGTTCGGACCCATCGCAGCGTAGGTCATTAAGCAGAATCGAATGTTTTCCGTAACCGTAATCGTGAGCGCGCCCTGAGAACGCTTCGATAGCCCGTCCCAGTCCAAGTTGACGGCACACGACGTGAGCGTCTTGCAAATCCCATTCATCATCGCAGACTGGTCCCCATTCACCTTTGTAGAACACCTCTAGGCGTCCTTCGACCGACGTACACCCTTTAGTGATCAGTCGGATCGGAAACGGCCGATCTATAATAACCATGCATCTATCTAATCTTCCTAACTAACTTCCTACTGCACGTGCTCTTACCCAAACAGACGACTCCGGCCTCGTTTCCTTTATTGCACTTTGGTCTGTGCTCTCCTAAACCTCGATGCAAACAGTCTTGAAGATGAGTTTCAGTACCGGAGCATTGTAGATCATCGAGTACTACTGGAAAAGTCCCGCGTCCAAAGTACGAACCTAATTTGAAATTTGCAGGAAACGTTGAAAAGAGTTGCCGAcaaacgacgaacgcgtcTTCCATGTCAAAGCCTTCGTCGCAAACTGTTCCCCATGACCCATTATAATGCACTTCAATTCGACCTTCGTATTTGGAGTCTCCGTCCGCCAGACGAAGATCTAAAGAATGAGCAACCGCATAACTAAATGTACATTCGGGTTTATTCATTGATTAGACTTCAACTGACGTCTACGGTGTTTAGCTGAGCTACTAGTAACCTTTTCAACTCTGTACTTAAATCTTTGACGTACACGTCTTTTAAGAGTGACATCAAAGGCTGCATTgtatattaattaaggcgCCTTAGGCCATGACTATCATTTTAACTCAGGCTAACTATAGCGCAAAACAGACGCCTTACCTGAACAAATCGGGACGGTTCCTGACCAGCTTCCATTCTCGAGACAGGTTATGGAAGACTGGCCAATAAGCTCAAGTTGTCCGCCGCACTCGAAGTATAGCGTTTGAAAGGCAACGGATTCCGAGTCGGAAGTATATTTCTCCCTGCGGCCATCGGACGACGTCCATGCATATCCATCTGGTGGAGGCGTAATAGGATTACACTGAAtctctagaaaagaaagccgcAAAGGACAGTAAAATATTTGGAAGGAAGTTAGAAGAAATCCGACCTTTGCAAGACGGGAGGTCGCTCGACCACCTGCCTGACAAGCAGACAAGACTCGCTGTGCCATTGACGACATATCCTTCTTTGCATGAAAATTTCACTTCGGTCCCATTGGTAGTTTTATTTGTGGATATAGCCCCGCGTGCTGGTATTCTTCTACCCAGCGATTCGCATGAGATGGAAGTGCCTGTGACCGTGCCATCGATGACGTAGagacacaaaaaaaaacatacgGATGCTACGATACCAGAACAAATTGAAAAGGGCTTCTCCTGCAACTCCTCTCCCGAACTAATCTCGTTAGGCGAGAAGCCGAGGAAGCGACAGGACGTAAGACCTAAGGAGATACGAAAACTCTTCATATGAAgttctgcttttcttttattggACTCGTCGTTTACTTTCGCAGTCTGGTGACGATTTGCCCCAGGTGCCGTCTGGTAGGCACCTAATGGATTCGACGCCCACCGAACGTCTTCCGTCGCTGCACGAAAAGCGAACTGTTGCGTTCTCTCCGACTTCCACGGCGACGCTGCTAGCATTTCTCCCAAGTCCCACGGTGTCATTCTTCAGATCTCGAACACGTTCACAGTCGATCCCTGCGGCGCGGGAATTTGGCTAACTTCCAGTGAACTATTTCGAGAGTGAAGCAGAACCTTCTCCGCATTGGGAATGTCCAATTGACCAGCTTGCGTTTCCCTCACACACGACCGACGCCCCTCTTAGAAAgtagtcgccgtcgcacAAAAGATTGACCACTGCATTCACAGCCGTTTCGTTGTCGCTTTTAATTGACGGACTGCAGTCAATTGTCACTAGTAAACGATAATGCTTATAATAGGCAGAGGGTCGTGCATTCAACATACGGCGACTGAAGTCGGTGAACTCGGAGTAGACAAcgttgaagaggaagaaaagaagcctaAGGAAAACATGCTACGAGATGCCGCGTCGCTATGCCCGCCAAACAGAACTTACTTTAGAAGCATGCTGAGTTATACTGTACCAGAATACAGACTACGTAACTCCACAGTGAAGACCTCACGCACACCGGTCACGAAGCTGAATGACTTTGAGTTTAGCTAGGCTGTCTAGATATAGTCTCGATATCACACGCTGGGGGAGGAAGGGTCTGGTGACCTCTGTAGGaaggatgacgtcacctga from Oscarella lobularis chromosome 1, ooOscLobu1.1, whole genome shotgun sequence includes these protein-coding regions:
- the LOC136186378 gene encoding uncharacterized protein — its product is MNRWTNDRNNPGSWNLSELRVVQFADRCAGSLLYCDVPMMESLCRILELLFFLFNVASVYSSSSDFSRLTVDCNPSIQSDVISPNDTAVNDAAVKLLCNRGYVLRGSSVVCEGNASWSIDYSFCKEGVDCEYIRNLKNGTARFKRNDNSVVEVGENATVWFACSDGSRLVGVESIRCLPDGTWGNSPPECQNITSCRFLGFLSNGRMSTNSSSFGTRVRFHCNPGFRLVGSKSITCNSSGEWSHEKPFCRGISISCESLSPRIPAHGAISTNQTANGTEVKFSCKEGYVVNGTASLICLSGRWSSDPPSCKEIQCNPITPPRDGYAWWTSSDGRRENYTSSRSESVAFRTLYFECRGQLELIGQSSITCLANGGWSGTVPICSDLRLADGESKYEGRLEVYYNGSWGTVCDEGFGMKEAFVVCRQLFSTLPANFKFGSYFGHGTVPVVLDDLRCSGTEPHLQDCLHRGLGEHRPECNNGNEAGVVCLDRPFPVRLITTKGCTSVEGRLEVLYKGKWGTVCDDDWDLPDARVVCRQLGLGRAIRAFSGRAHNYGPGEHSILLNKLRCDGSEQVLAQCLSEKGIYVRGNEVCRHGEDVALICEDGLCPMINATANLSLTIQSVTPRNVARTQLVFSCDAGYNLIGPSNIECLESGRWSDTPPVCKKSSECLFTAAFSALAVPIVAVALLFLAGAVAVCTLGVSGIRSIVSPLVICFFIFSTASVLAGSLIAVNILSPFKCKTLVVDFVINLYTVLCFAMFFVETVAYLVGRILSRPPIKLAVTAVIVILEISIAAMSCFTFVPDAGGKEPEDHCKDARTRPLLVSSYFLNAALAMGIAVVTWITYCRGLESRLKNRSVIECLTASLFAALYVASLFSLLWAKDCSTLVQFIVIIATLPAFLTLHVFTFMVSGALTRRKESADFDRKAVSDLDETSPVVNYWNEDIVKEINTVIISPSQIHKEEQIGRGNFGAVFKGKLKDADVAMKSVLDAMNQREINDFVREGLQMRQFDHPNVMELLGICWSDDPSSSYHRSPLIILPYMELGDLKTYLRKRRSGGSMVSLRDENCLQAEKVSLEQLVKFSLHIAKGMEYISNKGVVHRDLAARNCMVNWDLTVKIGDFGLSRVMKAGKDYYRTGKCGQLPVRWMAPECLLEFVFTTKSDVWAFGITLWEVMTLGMMPYPGVSNQEVVDFIASGQRLGKPNQCPLEMYDIMRLCWAGESDERLSFSKIIECFEDYLTELRNYLKPSAGLVDPYSHLNLRHHNLSVAKEETLTVPQLFLKSEDKKPKEKQTLDPASKSINVLGRIGAMFTLGAGELDALESVEC
- the LOC136186498 gene encoding uncharacterized protein isoform X1, with the translated sequence MLLKLLFFLFNVVYSEFTDFSRLTIDCSPSIKSDNETAVNAVVNLLCDGDYFLRGASVVCEGNASWSIGHSQCGEGIDCERVRDLKNDTVGLGRNASSVAVEVGENATVRFSCSDGRRSVGVESIRCLPDGTWGKSSPDCESLTSCRFLGFSPNEISSGEELQEKPFSICSGIVASVCFFLCLYVIDGTVTGTSISCESLGRRIPARGAISTNKTTNGTEVKFSCKEGYVVNGTASLVCLSGRWSSDLPSCKEIQCNPITPPPDGYAWTSSDGRREKYTSDSESVAFQTLYFECGGQLELIGQSSITCLENGSWSGTVPICSDLRLADGDSKYEGRIEVHYNGSWGTVCDEGFDMEDAFVVCRQLFSTFPANFKLGSYFGRGTFPVVLDDLQCSGTETHLQDCLHRGLGEHRPKCNKGNEAGVVCLDRPFPIRLITKGCTSVEGRLEVFYKGEWGPVCDDEWDLQDAHVVCRQLGLGRAIEAFSGRAHDYGYGKHSILLNDLRCDGSEQVLAQCRSEKGIYARGNEVCRHGEDVALICEDGLCPMINATANMSLTIQSVTLRNVTVTQLFFFCNVGYNLVGPSNIACLESGRWSDTPPVCKKSNECLFTAAFSALAVPIVALALLFLAGAVAVGTLGVSGIRSIFSQLVICFFIFSTASVLAGSLIAVNILSPFKCKTLVVDFVINLYTVLCFAMFFVETVAYLVGRILSRPPIKLAITAVIVILEISIAAMSCFVLVPDGKESEDHCKDARTRPLLVSSYFLNAALAMGIAVVTWITYCRGLESRLKNRSVIECLTASLFAALYVASLCSFLWAKDCSTVVHFLVIIATFPAFLTLHVFTFMARGALARRKESADFERKPDFDVEMNPKVDYWDEDIVKEINTVVISPSQIHKEEQIGRGNFGAVFKGKLKDADVAMKSVLDVMNRWEVNNFVREGLQMRQFDHPNVMKLLGICWSDDPSSPYHRFPLIILPYMELGDLKAYLRKRRPRGSLLSLRDDNPLQMMKVPLEQLVKFSLHIAKGMEYISNKGVVHRDLAARNCMVSWDLEVKVGDFGLSRVMKAGKDYYRTGEGGQLPVRWMAPECLLEFVFTTKSDVWAFGITLWEVMTLGMMPYPGVSNHEVAAFVMSGQRLEKPNECPLDVYDIMRLCWAGKPHQRLSFSKIVQCFEEYLTELRNYVKPSAGFVDPHSHWNMSVAKEVTVAVPQLLSKSEDRKPKDNRASDLASKNFGAMFTLGLESVEC
- the LOC136186498 gene encoding uncharacterized protein isoform X2, with protein sequence MLLKLLFFLFNVVYSEFTDFSRLTIDCSPSIKSDNETAVNAVVNLLCDGDYFLRGASVVCEGNASWSIGHSQCGEGIDCERVRDLKNDTVGLGRNASSVAVEVGENATVRFSCSDGRRSVGVESIRCLPDGTWGKSSPDCESLTSCRFLGFSPNEISSGEELQEKPFSICSGTSISCESLGRRIPARGAISTNKTTNGTEVKFSCKEGYVVNGTASLVCLSGRWSSDLPSCKEIQCNPITPPPDGYAWTSSDGRREKYTSDSESVAFQTLYFECGGQLELIGQSSITCLENGSWSGTVPICSDLRLADGDSKYEGRIEVHYNGSWGTVCDEGFDMEDAFVVCRQLFSTFPANFKLGSYFGRGTFPVVLDDLQCSGTETHLQDCLHRGLGEHRPKCNKGNEAGVVCLDRPFPIRLITKGCTSVEGRLEVFYKGEWGPVCDDEWDLQDAHVVCRQLGLGRAIEAFSGRAHDYGYGKHSILLNDLRCDGSEQVLAQCRSEKGIYARGNEVCRHGEDVALICEDGLCPMINATANMSLTIQSVTLRNVTVTQLFFFCNVGYNLVGPSNIACLESGRWSDTPPVCKKSNECLFTAAFSALAVPIVALALLFLAGAVAVGTLGVSGIRSIFSQLVICFFIFSTASVLAGSLIAVNILSPFKCKTLVVDFVINLYTVLCFAMFFVETVAYLVGRILSRPPIKLAITAVIVILEISIAAMSCFVLVPDGKESEDHCKDARTRPLLVSSYFLNAALAMGIAVVTWITYCRGLESRLKNRSVIECLTASLFAALYVASLCSFLWAKDCSTVVHFLVIIATFPAFLTLHVFTFMARGALARRKESADFERKPDFDVEMNPKVDYWDEDIVKEINTVVISPSQIHKEEQIGRGNFGAVFKGKLKDADVAMKSVLDVMNRWEVNNFVREGLQMRQFDHPNVMKLLGICWSDDPSSPYHRFPLIILPYMELGDLKAYLRKRRPRGSLLSLRDDNPLQMMKVPLEQLVKFSLHIAKGMEYISNKGVVHRDLAARNCMVSWDLEVKVGDFGLSRVMKAGKDYYRTGEGGQLPVRWMAPECLLEFVFTTKSDVWAFGITLWEVMTLGMMPYPGVSNHEVAAFVMSGQRLEKPNECPLDVYDIMRLCWAGKPHQRLSFSKIVQCFEEYLTELRNYVKPSAGFVDPHSHWNMSVAKEVTVAVPQLLSKSEDRKPKDNRASDLASKNFGAMFTLGLESVEC